One window of the Aquificaceae bacterium genome contains the following:
- a CDS encoding copper ion binding protein, which translates to MMRKTLKVEGMTCAHCVESVKRAIYSIEGVSHVEVSLEEGKVQVHMEKEIPFHVLKSAVEEWGYRVVGEV; encoded by the coding sequence ATGATGAGAAAAACGCTAAAGGTTGAAGGTATGACCTGTGCACATTGTGTGGAGAGTGTAAAGAGGGCAATATACTCCATCGAAGGTGTCTCCCATGTTGAGGTAAGCCTTGAAGAGGGTAAGGTGCAGGTCCATATGGAAAAGGAAATACCTTTTCATGTCCTTAAGTCCGCAGTGGAAGAGTGGGGCTATAGGGTCGTTGGTGAAGTTTGA
- the mobA gene encoding molybdenum cofactor guanylyltransferase MobA, producing the protein MIECFVLAGGLSRRFGEDKLLYQIGGKRVIEYTLEALRGVCGRLCLVVKDKEKFSFLKEVEVVKDVIEKQFALAGLYTALENLKGDKALIVAGDMPLIKKEVVSLLLRRANPPITLFNINGKLYPLFAVYYKQVLPELKLYIKAGGEKVLDFVKRFPYKEIAEGEVLEYDPTLLSFLNMNTRTDANNIIKAIGYSDT; encoded by the coding sequence ATGATAGAATGCTTCGTGCTTGCAGGTGGTCTAAGTAGACGATTTGGCGAAGACAAACTTCTCTATCAGATAGGTGGGAAGAGGGTTATAGAGTATACGCTCGAAGCCTTAAGGGGCGTATGCGGAAGGCTGTGTTTAGTGGTAAAGGATAAAGAAAAGTTTTCTTTTTTAAAGGAAGTGGAAGTAGTTAAGGATGTGATTGAAAAACAATTTGCTCTTGCAGGGCTCTATACAGCGTTGGAAAACTTAAAAGGAGATAAGGCTCTCATCGTAGCTGGGGACATGCCACTTATAAAGAAGGAAGTAGTGAGCCTTCTGCTGAGAAGAGCAAATCCTCCCATAACCCTTTTTAATATAAACGGAAAGCTCTATCCTCTTTTTGCAGTTTATTACAAACAGGTCCTGCCAGAGTTAAAGCTATATATAAAAGCGGGTGGTGAAAAAGTGTTGGACTTTGTAAAAAGGTTTCCATATAAGGAGATTGCTGAAGGAGAGGTTTTAGAATACGACCCTACCCTTTTGTCCTTTCTGAACATGAACACAAGGACGGATGCCAATAATATAATAAAAGCTATAGGCTACTCGGATACATAG
- a CDS encoding lytic transglycosylase domain-containing protein gives MKKGGLLLWLSCVLLSSCTPTVRQAVMPKVEHQVSFVQRGSFYFTEEEERFIEEEAKTFGIPIPDREEIKRFIDYYLRNRRSFELALQRANYYMPIIKPIVQKHGLPEELALLPVIESAFNNFAVSRSGAAGLWQFIPSTARRYGLRVDQFVDERFDVVKATDAAMRYLKDLYNMFGNWELALAAYNCGEGCVARRTGGVDFWITQRFLPDETRNYVPAFFAVLLLARDPEKYGLSVRVEGISVDRRLVERDTLVEEILAEKNLRVSTFRDLNPHIRSEVVPAGTYVYIPKEHNTKDRVERLPNGAKLIIRE, from the coding sequence ATGAAAAAGGGGGGTTTACTCCTTTGGCTATCGTGTGTCTTACTGAGCTCTTGCACTCCTACTGTAAGGCAAGCGGTGATGCCAAAGGTAGAGCATCAAGTAAGTTTCGTGCAAAGGGGAAGTTTTTACTTTACAGAGGAAGAAGAGAGGTTCATAGAAGAAGAGGCAAAAACCTTTGGCATACCTATACCAGATAGAGAAGAGATAAAGAGGTTTATAGATTACTACCTTAGAAATAGAAGGTCCTTTGAATTAGCCTTGCAAAGAGCAAACTACTATATGCCCATAATAAAACCCATTGTGCAGAAACATGGTCTTCCCGAAGAGCTTGCATTATTGCCTGTTATAGAGAGTGCTTTTAACAACTTTGCAGTTTCAAGGTCCGGTGCAGCAGGGCTCTGGCAGTTTATTCCATCTACCGCAAGAAGATATGGGCTAAGAGTTGACCAGTTTGTGGACGAAAGATTTGACGTGGTCAAGGCTACGGACGCAGCTATGAGGTATCTAAAAGACCTATACAACATGTTTGGAAACTGGGAGCTTGCACTCGCCGCTTATAATTGTGGTGAGGGTTGTGTGGCAAGAAGGACAGGTGGTGTAGATTTTTGGATAACACAGAGGTTCTTGCCAGATGAGACAAGAAACTATGTTCCTGCCTTTTTTGCAGTATTGCTTCTTGCAAGAGACCCCGAGAAATATGGTCTGTCTGTTAGGGTTGAGGGTATAAGTGTGGACAGAAGGCTTGTGGAAAGGGATACATTAGTTGAGGAGATACTCGCAGAAAAAAACTTAAGGGTAAGCACCTTTAGAGACCTAAACCCTCACATAAGAAGTGAAGTGGTTCCTGCAGGGACATATGTATACATACCGAAGGAGCATAATACAAAAGATAGGGTTGAAAGACTTCCAAACGGTGCAAAACTTATAATAAGAGAATGA
- the rlmN gene encoding 23S rRNA (adenine(2503)-C(2))-methyltransferase RlmN, giving the protein MRVLTSFNLTELRDIFKELGLEPYRANQVLDWVYKKFETDFQNMTNLSKAHRNMLSEHFKVHTLELVGKVPAEDSVKYIFRTEDGHLIETVLIFERDHLTLCVSSQVGCAVGCKFCATAKDGLLRNLTTSEIIDQYLLVQKETPNKIRNVVFMGMGEPLANYEAVRKAVEIMVSPWGIDLSKRRVSISTSGLVAQIRRMAQDPLMKELNLAVSINAPSQELRETLMPISKTNSLKEILQALIEFPYPPDRRIMLEYVLIKGLNDSPKQAEALAKLIAPYRRKFKVNLIPYNPDPSIPFERPSMESVYAFQEVLRKHHIATFIRFSKGIEVFGACGQLRSRRLELMVK; this is encoded by the coding sequence ATGCGCGTGCTTACGTCCTTCAATTTAACAGAGTTAAGGGACATCTTCAAAGAGCTTGGGCTTGAGCCATATAGGGCAAATCAGGTCCTTGACTGGGTTTATAAAAAGTTCGAAACAGACTTCCAGAATATGACAAACCTTTCAAAGGCACACAGGAATATGCTTTCCGAGCATTTTAAAGTGCATACCCTTGAACTCGTTGGTAAAGTGCCTGCGGAAGACTCGGTAAAGTATATATTTAGGACCGAAGATGGTCATCTCATAGAGACGGTTCTCATATTTGAAAGAGACCATTTAACACTTTGTGTATCTTCTCAAGTTGGTTGTGCGGTAGGATGCAAGTTTTGTGCCACTGCAAAGGATGGGCTTTTGAGAAACCTGACAACCTCCGAGATAATTGACCAGTATCTCCTCGTGCAAAAAGAGACACCAAACAAAATAAGGAACGTGGTCTTTATGGGTATGGGTGAACCCTTGGCAAACTATGAAGCAGTCCGAAAGGCTGTAGAGATAATGGTAAGCCCATGGGGTATAGACCTCTCCAAAAGGAGGGTTAGTATATCCACAAGCGGTCTTGTCGCTCAGATAAGAAGAATGGCGCAGGACCCTCTCATGAAAGAGCTAAACCTTGCGGTTTCTATAAACGCACCCTCTCAAGAACTTAGAGAAACCCTTATGCCCATAAGCAAAACCAACAGCCTTAAGGAGATTCTTCAAGCTCTTATAGAATTCCCTTATCCTCCCGACAGGAGAATAATGCTTGAATATGTTCTGATAAAAGGATTAAACGATTCACCCAAACAAGCAGAAGCTTTAGCCAAACTTATAGCTCCTTATAGGAGGAAATTTAAAGTTAACTTAATCCCTTACAATCCAGACCCATCCATCCCCTTTGAAAGACCATCTATGGAAAGCGTATACGCCTTTCAAGAGGTGCTAAGGAAACACCACATAGCCACCTTTATAAGATTTAGCAAGGGTATTGAGGTTTTTGGAGCATGCGGACAACTAAGGAGCAGAAGACTTGAACTTATGGTAAAATAA
- the lepB gene encoding signal peptidase I, protein MQAVPKWFKELIVVIIVVLFIRAFFVQAYNIPSGSMKPTLLVGDFILVNKLVYRFSEPQRGDIVVFKWPENPRIDFIKRIIGMPGDTLEIRGERVFINGQELPLKFVKEVFEDGNLKLIYEETLPNGVKYHIALYQNPFIQRKDVYYAKIPEGYYFVMGDNRDNSEDSRYWGLLPRENIVGKAFVVYFSGDIPPLDSTDVSIFTGFKQLFLALLNPRFERIGKPLIW, encoded by the coding sequence GTGCAGGCAGTTCCCAAGTGGTTCAAAGAGCTTATAGTAGTTATAATAGTGGTTCTTTTTATTAGGGCTTTTTTCGTTCAGGCTTACAACATACCGTCGGGTTCTATGAAACCCACCCTTCTTGTAGGCGACTTTATACTTGTAAACAAGCTTGTTTACAGATTTTCTGAACCTCAAAGAGGAGATATAGTGGTCTTTAAGTGGCCCGAGAACCCAAGAATAGACTTCATAAAAAGGATAATAGGTATGCCTGGAGATACCCTTGAGATAAGAGGTGAAAGAGTCTTTATAAATGGTCAAGAATTACCCTTGAAGTTTGTGAAAGAGGTTTTTGAGGATGGAAATCTAAAGCTTATCTATGAAGAAACACTTCCCAATGGAGTAAAGTACCACATAGCCCTTTACCAAAACCCTTTTATCCAAAGAAAGGATGTCTATTATGCCAAAATACCTGAAGGATACTACTTTGTGATGGGAGACAACAGAGACAACAGTGAGGACAGCAGATATTGGGGACTTCTGCCAAGGGAAAATATAGTGGGGAAGGCTTTTGTGGTTTACTTTTCTGGAGATATACCTCCTCTTGACAGCACAGATGTAAGTATATTTACTGGCTTTAAACAACTTTTTCTTGCTCTGCTAAACCCGAGATTTGAAAGGATAGGCAAGCCTCTTATATGGTAA
- a CDS encoding TlyA family RNA methyltransferase: MRLDQYLVEKGYVSSREKAQAIIMAGLVYVDGRPITKPGTRIKEGQTVEVKEPPKYVSRGGYKLEWAIQRFGLDVKDAVALDVGSSTGGFTQCLLMHGAKKVYAVDVGKGQMDPKLRSDPRVVLYEQTDARELTERHIPELVDIIVMDVSFISATKLIPHVIKFLKEEGVFLVLVKPQFEVGPEKVKKGIVREEEEKKKAVLKVAKFLTSLGFNIAGIIKSKPKGAKGNEEFFLLSGKHLKAIENLEEVVEGALKEVV, translated from the coding sequence TTGAGGCTTGACCAGTATTTGGTTGAAAAGGGCTATGTCTCCAGTAGAGAAAAGGCTCAAGCCATAATAATGGCAGGGCTTGTGTATGTGGATGGCAGACCTATTACAAAACCCGGGACAAGGATAAAAGAAGGACAGACCGTAGAAGTTAAAGAGCCTCCTAAGTATGTATCCAGAGGTGGCTATAAGTTAGAGTGGGCTATTCAGAGATTTGGACTTGATGTAAAAGATGCGGTAGCACTTGATGTTGGCTCTTCTACGGGAGGCTTTACCCAGTGCCTTCTTATGCATGGTGCAAAAAAGGTATACGCAGTGGACGTGGGAAAGGGTCAAATGGACCCAAAGCTAAGGTCAGACCCAAGAGTGGTGCTTTATGAACAAACAGATGCGAGAGAACTTACAGAAAGGCATATACCAGAGCTTGTAGACATAATAGTGATGGACGTTTCCTTCATATCTGCAACAAAGTTGATTCCTCACGTGATAAAATTCTTAAAGGAAGAGGGAGTTTTTCTGGTATTAGTAAAGCCACAGTTTGAAGTTGGTCCTGAGAAGGTAAAGAAAGGAATAGTTAGAGAAGAGGAGGAGAAAAAGAAGGCTGTGCTAAAGGTTGCAAAGTTCCTAACTTCCTTAGGTTTTAATATAGCTGGAATAATAAAGTCAAAGCCAAAAGGTGCGAAAGGTAATGAAGAGTTTTTTCTTCTTTCAGGAAAGCATCTAAAAGCTATAGAAAACTTAGAGGAGGTGGTAGAAGGTGCACTCAAGGAAGTTGTTTGA
- a CDS encoding YggT family protein: MIKGFLSFLINLLILLVFIHAIGSWIPKVRESKLYEMLDSLISPLLEPIRRVLPPIGGFDFSPLVLLFILYFIKHLFRL, from the coding sequence ATGATAAAGGGATTTTTATCTTTCCTCATAAACTTGCTTATACTGTTGGTTTTTATCCATGCCATAGGTTCGTGGATACCAAAGGTTAGAGAAAGCAAACTTTACGAAATGTTAGACAGTCTCATATCGCCCCTTCTTGAGCCTATAAGAAGAGTTCTTCCACCCATTGGTGGCTTTGACTTTTCTCCTCTTGTTCTTCTCTTTATACTCTATTTCATAAAGCATCTTTTTAGACTTTGA
- the rplQ gene encoding 50S ribosomal protein L17: MRHRVKKKHFDRTKEQRLALYRSLARALIMEERVETSLQKAKAVRPFVEKLISLGKRGDLSARRHALSLLPDRKVIKRLFEEVAPRFENRNGGYTRIIKLPERRKGDGCELAILELVE, translated from the coding sequence ATGAGGCACAGGGTAAAGAAAAAACACTTTGATAGAACAAAGGAACAAAGGCTTGCACTTTACAGGTCTCTTGCAAGGGCACTCATAATGGAAGAGAGAGTAGAAACTTCCCTCCAAAAGGCTAAGGCGGTAAGACCCTTTGTGGAAAAGCTTATAAGCCTTGGTAAAAGGGGAGATCTATCCGCCAGAAGGCACGCTCTTTCCCTCCTACCTGATAGAAAGGTGATTAAAAGGCTTTTTGAGGAAGTTGCTCCAAGGTTTGAAAACAGGAATGGAGGCTACACAAGGATAATAAAACTGCCTGAAAGAAGAAAAGGTGATGGATGCGAGCTTGCTATCCTTGAGCTTGTAGAATGA